In the Pseudoalteromonas ulvae UL12 genome, one interval contains:
- a CDS encoding DUF6351 family protein has protein sequence MNVFKSCLIIFFYTLTLSTCSETPYQYRQVLTVATNTPAPLIDVDSHLRFSKRPSDPYSYPIKVGEIGPTLPLFSGDLTYPFACSTWESGLGQPEVDNHELLGTPVFMEQNGQLTNKVIGFSKDCIIKTQIRFFIASSPEHSTEVFNLETLTLKADEILLRVEQGTINRYIYTLMMPIEQSEWTNRTAQSLWNKRLIYQFAGGVGIGFRQGKFAPQKLIERRFGQLKKGYAVISSSGNKTSHTYNMLQAEDTALRVKKQFISLYGDPLYTVGIGGSGGGLAQYLLAQNAPGLIDGALPLYSYPDMVSQTLYALDCDLFNNYYTFRSDLAYWDDQNKKRALEGLNSEQLEHKSWFFYPINQLLNAKPIYLPKIYSECVNGYFGLSALVNNPDQGFLRKTYSPHVKEITHWSYWQDLANVFGKDQHGYAHSIWDNQGVQYGLKALQEDVITAEEFIDLNFHIGGWKSANEMTKEQLLFIPFTKIGIWLTQWSNHNITQSSHTPAPRSRASLKAVENAYRYGQVFLGYNDIPTIDIHHYLEEQLDMHHVSTVFATRLRILEQTGTAKNHKIWIADAEFTPMDEAFQAMDDWLLKGKPNDTLVSDRCFDKEGEIIAQGDTVWNDSWNNQIQGPCAKHFKIYTNSRIQAGGPWQGSIFKCHTIPVQQAINKGHYGNHNMQDYLPQLTEIFPEGVCDYTQGDSAKPNSLTPRFAP, from the coding sequence ATGAACGTATTTAAGTCTTGTTTGATTATCTTTTTCTATACCTTAACACTCTCGACGTGCAGTGAGACCCCCTATCAATACCGCCAAGTTTTAACGGTTGCAACCAATACGCCAGCTCCTTTAATTGATGTTGACTCTCACCTGCGTTTTAGCAAAAGACCCTCAGATCCTTACTCATACCCGATAAAAGTTGGAGAAATAGGCCCAACCTTGCCGCTCTTTTCAGGTGATTTGACTTACCCTTTTGCCTGTTCAACGTGGGAATCAGGTTTAGGGCAACCCGAAGTTGATAATCATGAATTGCTAGGTACCCCTGTGTTTATGGAGCAAAATGGTCAACTGACTAACAAAGTTATTGGCTTCAGTAAAGACTGCATTATTAAAACTCAAATACGCTTTTTTATCGCAAGCAGCCCAGAACACAGCACAGAAGTATTCAACCTCGAGACCCTAACGCTAAAAGCAGATGAAATATTACTAAGAGTCGAACAAGGCACCATAAATCGATATATCTATACGTTGATGATGCCCATTGAGCAAAGTGAGTGGACAAACAGGACAGCACAAAGTTTATGGAATAAGCGTTTGATATACCAGTTTGCTGGAGGAGTTGGGATCGGGTTTCGCCAAGGAAAATTTGCGCCGCAAAAACTCATTGAACGCCGCTTTGGACAACTTAAAAAAGGTTACGCCGTTATCTCCAGCTCCGGGAATAAAACCAGCCATACTTATAATATGCTGCAAGCTGAGGACACCGCTTTAAGAGTAAAAAAACAATTCATTAGCCTGTATGGCGACCCTCTTTATACCGTTGGCATTGGCGGCTCTGGCGGAGGACTGGCACAGTATTTATTAGCTCAAAATGCACCAGGCCTTATCGATGGAGCATTGCCTCTCTATTCTTATCCAGATATGGTCAGCCAAACCTTATACGCACTAGATTGCGACTTATTTAATAACTACTACACATTTCGCAGTGATCTGGCGTATTGGGATGATCAAAACAAAAAGCGTGCACTTGAAGGACTCAATAGTGAGCAGCTTGAACACAAATCTTGGTTTTTTTATCCGATAAATCAGTTGCTCAATGCGAAACCTATTTACTTACCAAAGATTTATAGTGAGTGTGTCAATGGTTACTTTGGCTTAAGCGCACTGGTCAATAACCCTGACCAAGGATTTCTGCGTAAGACTTACTCCCCTCATGTTAAAGAAATAACCCATTGGAGCTACTGGCAAGATTTAGCCAATGTATTTGGCAAAGATCAACATGGCTATGCACACTCTATTTGGGATAATCAGGGTGTGCAATATGGCTTAAAAGCTCTGCAAGAGGATGTCATTACTGCTGAAGAGTTTATTGATCTTAATTTTCATATTGGTGGTTGGAAAAGTGCCAATGAAATGACCAAAGAGCAACTACTGTTTATTCCCTTTACTAAAATTGGTATTTGGCTCACCCAGTGGAGTAATCATAACATTACACAAAGTTCACACACTCCAGCCCCGCGAAGTCGCGCTTCATTAAAAGCAGTTGAAAATGCTTACCGGTATGGGCAAGTGTTTTTAGGCTACAACGACATTCCGACCATTGATATTCATCATTATCTCGAAGAACAGCTTGATATGCATCATGTCTCTACTGTATTTGCCACTCGCTTGCGTATTTTAGAGCAAACAGGTACGGCTAAAAATCACAAAATTTGGATAGCCGATGCAGAGTTCACCCCGATGGACGAAGCATTTCAAGCCATGGATGACTGGCTGTTAAAGGGTAAGCCTAACGACACTCTCGTTAGTGATCGGTGTTTCGATAAAGAGGGAGAAATTATCGCTCAAGGTGACACTGTCTGGAATGACAGCTGGAACAACCAAATACAAGGGCCATGCGCAAAACATTTTAAAATCTATACAAATAGCCGGATCCAAGCTGGTGGGCCATGGCAAGGCAGTATTTTCAAATGCCATACCATCCCAGTTCAACAAGCCATTAATAAGGGGCATTATGGTAATCATAATATGCAAGATTACTTACCTCAGCTCACTGAAATTTTCCCCGAAGGCGTCTGTGATTATACCCAAGGAGACAGCGCAAAACCGAACTCTTTAACACCTAGGTTCGCGCCGTAA
- a CDS encoding sodium ion-translocating decarboxylase subunit beta — MEALLNLWQATGLANFVLPQLIMIAVGFILLYLAIARGFEPLLLVPIGFGALLTNIPLAGLSEPGGLLYYVYYIGIDTGVFPLLIFMGVGALTDFSALIANPRMLLLGAAAQFGIFATLFGAILLNFIPGFEFSLADASAIAIIGGADGPTAIFLASKLAPELLGAIAVAAYSYMALVPIIQPPIMRALTTEEDRAIQMPQLRTVSKKEKIIFPLMVLALVAMFLPAAAPLVGMFCLGNLMKESGVVDRLSGTAQNELINITTIFLGLAVGSKLSAEQFLTVETLGILLLGAVAFGIGTASGVFMAKLMNKFSKTPINPLIGAAGVSAVPMAARVVNKVGLESNPHNFLLMHAMGPNVAGVLGSAVAAGILLALVG; from the coding sequence ATGGAAGCATTGCTTAACTTATGGCAAGCAACAGGGCTTGCCAACTTTGTCTTGCCACAGCTTATTATGATTGCTGTTGGTTTTATTCTTCTTTATTTAGCAATTGCACGTGGGTTTGAACCTCTATTGCTTGTGCCAATCGGATTTGGAGCCTTGTTGACGAATATTCCGTTAGCTGGTTTATCTGAGCCGGGAGGGTTGCTTTACTACGTTTATTACATAGGTATTGATACAGGTGTCTTCCCATTATTAATTTTTATGGGTGTCGGTGCGTTAACTGACTTTAGTGCGTTAATTGCGAACCCAAGAATGTTATTACTGGGGGCTGCAGCGCAATTTGGTATTTTTGCGACCTTATTTGGCGCGATATTACTTAACTTTATTCCAGGATTTGAGTTCAGTTTGGCTGATGCATCTGCAATTGCAATCATTGGGGGAGCGGATGGGCCTACAGCGATATTTTTAGCTTCTAAACTAGCTCCTGAACTACTCGGTGCAATTGCTGTTGCTGCTTATTCGTATATGGCGCTTGTGCCAATCATTCAACCGCCAATTATGCGAGCGTTAACCACAGAAGAAGATCGTGCGATTCAAATGCCGCAACTGCGGACAGTCTCGAAAAAAGAAAAAATTATTTTTCCTTTAATGGTGTTGGCATTAGTTGCGATGTTTTTGCCTGCCGCAGCGCCGTTAGTTGGCATGTTCTGCCTAGGTAATTTAATGAAAGAGTCAGGTGTGGTCGATCGCTTAAGTGGCACAGCACAAAATGAACTGATTAATATTACAACGATATTTTTGGGTCTAGCTGTCGGTTCTAAGTTATCTGCGGAGCAATTTTTAACAGTTGAAACCTTAGGTATTTTATTACTAGGCGCTGTTGCTTTTGGAATTGGTACGGCTTCAGGTGTGTTTATGGCTAAGTTAATGAATAAGTTCTCTAAAACCCCGATCAATCCACTGATTGGTGCCGCTGGAGTATCAGCAGTACCGATGGCCGCACGTGTTGTCAATAAGGTTGGATTGGAGTCAAACCCGCATAACTTCTTACTGATGCACGCAATGGGACCCAATGTGGCGGGTGTATTAGGTAGTGCGGTTGCTGCGGGTATTTTATTGGCACTAGTTGGTTAG
- the oadA gene encoding sodium-extruding oxaloacetate decarboxylase subunit alpha, translated as MSKLKLTELVLRDAHQSLLATRLRLEDMLPIAEKLDQAGYWSIESWGGATFDSCIRYLGEDPWERIRALKKAMPNTKQQMLLRGQNLLGYRHYADDVVEKFVERAHANGVDVFRIFDAMNDVRNLETAIKAAIKVGAHAQGTISYTVSPVHTLDMWLTLAKQLEDMGCHSICIKDMAGLLKPYDAEELIKALKETVSIPIAMQCHATTGLSTATYQKAIDAGIDMLDTAISSMSMTYGHSATETIVSIVEGTARDTGLNLGELEEIAAYFRDVRKKYAAFEGSLKGVDGRILLAQVPGGMLTNMENQLKEQGAGDKLDQVLLEIPKVREDLGFLPLVTPTSQIVGTQAVLNVLTGERYKTITKETAGVLKGEYGSTPAPVNLALQERVLAGAEVISCRPADLIKPELDVLQKELLEIAEKEGVKLADESIDDVLTYALFPQIGLKFLKNKDNPAVFEPVPTGENPKQSNATSESKAPGSSPEQYSVQVDGKVYDVVVAPNGQLKDVQLKDSELIPQSASVEGGETLNAPLAGNIFKVKVKPGQQVERGDVVIIMEAMKMETEIRAVSSGTIAEIFTSEGASVTTGEPLLSLV; from the coding sequence ATGTCTAAATTAAAATTAACCGAACTTGTTTTACGTGACGCCCATCAATCATTATTAGCGACACGCCTTCGTCTTGAAGACATGTTGCCTATTGCAGAAAAGCTTGATCAAGCAGGGTATTGGTCTATCGAATCATGGGGTGGTGCCACCTTTGATTCGTGCATTCGTTATTTAGGTGAAGATCCTTGGGAGCGTATTCGCGCCCTAAAAAAAGCCATGCCAAATACCAAGCAACAAATGTTACTCCGCGGTCAAAATTTATTAGGTTACCGTCATTATGCCGATGATGTAGTCGAAAAATTTGTTGAACGTGCTCATGCAAATGGTGTGGATGTCTTTCGTATTTTTGATGCGATGAATGATGTACGTAACCTTGAAACCGCAATTAAAGCGGCCATTAAAGTAGGCGCTCACGCCCAAGGTACGATTTCTTATACTGTTAGTCCGGTTCATACCTTAGATATGTGGTTAACCCTTGCCAAGCAGCTTGAGGACATGGGCTGTCACTCTATTTGTATTAAAGATATGGCTGGGTTATTAAAGCCATACGATGCAGAAGAGTTAATTAAAGCTTTAAAAGAAACCGTGTCAATTCCGATTGCGATGCAGTGTCATGCCACAACTGGATTAAGTACAGCGACTTATCAAAAAGCCATTGACGCGGGCATTGATATGCTCGACACCGCGATTTCATCAATGAGTATGACATATGGTCATAGCGCAACCGAAACGATAGTGTCTATTGTGGAAGGAACGGCTCGTGATACCGGCTTAAATCTTGGTGAGCTGGAAGAAATTGCAGCGTATTTCCGTGATGTTCGTAAAAAATATGCAGCTTTTGAAGGGAGTTTAAAGGGCGTTGACGGACGTATTTTGTTGGCGCAGGTGCCGGGTGGCATGTTAACCAATATGGAAAACCAACTGAAAGAGCAAGGTGCAGGCGATAAGCTTGATCAGGTACTACTTGAAATTCCGAAAGTGCGTGAAGATTTAGGCTTTTTGCCATTAGTGACTCCGACCTCTCAAATTGTCGGTACACAAGCGGTGCTTAACGTACTTACTGGCGAGCGTTATAAAACAATTACTAAAGAAACAGCAGGTGTTTTAAAGGGGGAATATGGCTCGACACCAGCTCCGGTTAATTTAGCCTTACAAGAACGAGTGTTGGCTGGAGCTGAAGTTATTAGTTGTCGTCCAGCTGATTTAATTAAACCTGAGCTTGATGTGTTGCAAAAAGAGTTGTTAGAGATAGCTGAGAAAGAAGGCGTTAAATTAGCCGACGAAAGCATTGATGATGTGCTTACATATGCACTGTTTCCGCAAATTGGTCTGAAATTCCTTAAAAACAAGGATAATCCAGCGGTATTTGAACCCGTCCCAACAGGTGAAAATCCAAAACAGAGCAATGCCACGTCAGAAAGTAAAGCGCCTGGCAGCTCACCTGAACAATATAGCGTCCAAGTTGATGGTAAAGTGTATGACGTTGTGGTTGCGCCCAATGGTCAATTAAAAGATGTGCAACTCAAAGATAGTGAGTTAATTCCACAATCTGCATCAGTGGAAGGGGGAGAAACCTTAAATGCCCCATTAGCAGGTAATATCTTCAAAGTGAAAGTGAAACCAGGTCAACAAGTAGAGCGTGGGGATGTGGTTATCATCATGGAAGCGATGAAAATGGAAACCGAAATTCGTGCTGTGAGTTCGGGCACGATTGCAGAAATATTTACCTCTGAAGGTGCCTCTGTCACGACAGGCGAGCCTTTATTGTCACTAGTTTAG
- a CDS encoding OadG family protein has protein sequence MDIASSLVQAANLMLTGMAVVFIFLAILIGAIKLMSFLVGQEPEPVVTKSQSSFKAPGVSNAHIAAISAAVHQYRNKQK, from the coding sequence ATGGATATAGCGTCAAGTTTGGTGCAGGCAGCTAATTTAATGTTAACCGGTATGGCGGTGGTTTTTATATTTCTAGCCATACTCATTGGTGCAATTAAGTTAATGAGTTTTTTAGTCGGCCAAGAGCCTGAGCCGGTTGTGACTAAATCACAATCGAGTTTTAAAGCACCAGGGGTCAGCAATGCTCATATCGCAGCGATATCAGCTGCCGTTCATCAGTACCGAAATAAACAAAAATAA
- a CDS encoding M23 family metallopeptidase, whose translation MNHGRSMITISLAATFISAVFSQQIASAAHYDTQFDLTRQDITALNSNSLQIISTDAFVFNNQLNTIDWDNYFSLYAPSLAHKKEVILHWAGYASISPKLLLALIELQSELISEPDTEKLTSPLQGLSGKQGFDQQVEDVALQLSARFYAFEQMLTQQSTQRITSNTPATLALVSLLNQDNNHANKSAAEPHNQHTMSDLLSRYSVLFDGESLLIDPLKSQQPVNTSQAVEPAANFSISLPWPSGYAWYSGGAHSNTGSGYPYSSLDFNNGSGGWGSSTPWVQASHGGTVTRYSSCNIRVTHPNGYATSYYHMDSLQYNSGDVVPAGAWLGRYASNYSQALCEGGQSSGPHIHWSLLYNGRFVSLHNQYISGYRVDVGNSNYDDNCSSFYFEKNGYRTCAWRRLYH comes from the coding sequence ATGAATCACGGTCGTTCAATGATTACAATAAGCTTAGCCGCAACATTTATTTCTGCTGTATTCAGTCAGCAAATAGCTTCAGCCGCTCACTATGATACGCAGTTTGATTTAACGCGTCAGGATATCACTGCGCTAAACAGCAATAGTTTACAAATTATCTCAACGGATGCATTTGTCTTTAACAATCAACTCAACACCATTGATTGGGACAATTACTTCTCCCTTTATGCCCCATCACTCGCCCATAAAAAAGAAGTCATTTTACATTGGGCGGGATATGCCAGTATTAGCCCAAAACTATTGCTTGCACTTATTGAACTGCAAAGTGAGTTAATTTCAGAGCCAGATACTGAGAAATTAACTTCTCCATTACAAGGCCTCTCTGGCAAACAAGGTTTTGATCAACAAGTTGAAGATGTCGCGCTTCAGCTTAGTGCTCGGTTTTATGCTTTTGAACAAATGCTTACTCAACAATCAACACAGCGGATCACCTCTAACACACCGGCAACATTGGCATTGGTTAGCTTGCTCAATCAAGATAACAATCACGCAAATAAGTCCGCAGCTGAGCCTCATAACCAGCATACTATGAGTGATCTATTGTCTCGCTATTCAGTCTTATTCGATGGAGAATCGTTATTAATTGACCCGCTAAAAAGCCAACAACCAGTCAATACATCTCAAGCAGTTGAGCCGGCTGCAAATTTTAGTATTTCGCTTCCTTGGCCAAGCGGATATGCCTGGTATAGTGGTGGCGCTCATTCGAATACAGGTTCCGGTTACCCCTATTCTTCATTAGACTTTAACAATGGCTCAGGTGGTTGGGGCAGTAGTACGCCTTGGGTTCAGGCATCTCATGGCGGCACAGTGACGCGCTATTCATCATGTAATATTCGGGTTACTCATCCTAATGGTTACGCAACCAGCTACTACCATATGGATAGTTTGCAATATAACTCAGGGGACGTGGTGCCAGCTGGAGCGTGGTTAGGCCGATATGCAAGTAATTACTCACAAGCACTGTGTGAAGGCGGCCAATCAAGTGGCCCACACATACATTGGTCCTTACTTTATAATGGCCGCTTTGTATCCCTACACAATCAATACATTAGTGGCTATCGCGTAGATGTTGGAAACAGCAATTACGACGATAATTGTTCAAGTTTTTACTTTGAAAAAAATGGCTATCGCACCTGTGCTTGGCGTCGTTTATATCACTAA
- a CDS encoding YcxB family protein gives MSFNFSFVLDKTYFTECFEQSEIINLAPKRKLIFACFVFVIGFLLNTISETSKFSAYLLMGIGVLELIAFYYRKPWWVTRQMWSRSANVTVTLIIDEEKIATQSIHHQLSVKWADLTDLIDTPLGLILVTNNQGRHYLSKKCMNDEALAFIRSAIKD, from the coding sequence ATGTCATTTAATTTTAGTTTCGTATTAGATAAAACGTATTTTACAGAGTGCTTTGAGCAATCGGAGATCATTAATTTAGCGCCCAAGCGCAAGCTAATTTTTGCTTGTTTTGTGTTCGTCATTGGCTTTTTACTCAATACTATTAGCGAAACCAGCAAGTTTTCAGCATATTTATTAATGGGAATTGGGGTGTTAGAGCTAATTGCTTTTTACTATCGCAAGCCTTGGTGGGTGACAAGACAAATGTGGAGTCGCTCTGCTAATGTAACGGTGACACTGATAATAGATGAAGAAAAAATAGCCACGCAAAGTATTCACCATCAATTATCGGTTAAATGGGCTGATTTAACCGATCTCATTGATACGCCCCTTGGCCTGATCCTAGTGACAAACAATCAAGGCCGACATTATTTATCGAAAAAATGTATGAATGATGAGGCACTCGCTTTCATTCGCTCAGCAATCAAAGATTAA
- a CDS encoding DUF6279 family lipoprotein encodes MNSRNFILIILCVFALSGCSTTFIYNNLPWLADYWVDDYVDLDKQQSKQLKAEVAKLRRWHRTHALPQYRQLLIEIKAGINKPIDVQQLLDWRAQSLVYWQDAVRKANDPILELAVSLSAQQKQEFVENVSEKISRQLNEFTELSEQEKLEMRIEHMLNSYKNWLGKLSDAQVSLIEEAALATASTKAHRFEYTQRRLDALRNVFSLASSDELVFRAQLTDIIVNTEQFKSAQFIALSAIDNHTHANLQLRILTTLSAKQQRHLIKEFDKWIDDIDTLIEDGD; translated from the coding sequence ATGAATTCACGTAATTTTATACTGATCATTTTGTGCGTTTTTGCTTTAAGTGGCTGCTCAACTACGTTTATATACAACAACCTTCCTTGGCTAGCTGATTATTGGGTCGATGATTACGTTGATTTAGACAAGCAACAATCAAAACAGCTAAAAGCTGAGGTTGCAAAGCTAAGGCGTTGGCATCGTACACACGCTTTACCTCAATATCGTCAATTGTTAATCGAAATAAAAGCAGGGATCAATAAACCTATCGATGTTCAGCAATTACTTGATTGGCGCGCACAATCCCTAGTGTATTGGCAAGATGCCGTTCGCAAGGCCAATGATCCGATATTAGAGTTAGCTGTTAGTTTATCGGCACAACAGAAACAAGAGTTTGTTGAAAATGTCAGTGAAAAAATATCGCGCCAATTAAATGAGTTCACTGAGCTAAGCGAGCAAGAGAAACTTGAGATGCGCATTGAGCACATGCTCAACAGTTATAAAAATTGGCTGGGCAAACTAAGTGACGCGCAAGTATCGCTCATCGAAGAAGCGGCTTTAGCAACGGCTTCTACAAAAGCTCATAGGTTTGAATACACACAACGCCGATTAGACGCGCTGAGAAATGTATTCTCATTAGCGTCATCAGATGAACTTGTATTTCGTGCTCAGTTGACTGACATTATTGTTAATACCGAGCAGTTTAAATCAGCGCAATTTATTGCACTTTCTGCCATTGATAATCATACACATGCAAATTTGCAATTGCGTATCCTCACCACATTATCAGCTAAACAGCAGCGCCATTTAATAAAAGAGTTCGATAAGTGGATTGATGATATTGATACGCTAATTGAAGATGGCGATTGA
- a CDS encoding superinfection immunity protein — translation MEDLSALFTNMTAMEYAIVVPLMLAIYFIPTILAFFFNRKYIKIIAAVNVPAGLSMIAWGGLIVVAVTGSASETLLKKLKLDKHFTAKTPTATK, via the coding sequence ATGGAAGACTTAAGCGCATTATTTACCAATATGACGGCAATGGAATATGCGATTGTTGTACCACTGATGTTAGCGATTTATTTTATTCCGACAATTCTGGCGTTCTTTTTTAATCGTAAATACATAAAAATTATTGCGGCTGTAAATGTTCCTGCTGGCTTATCAATGATTGCCTGGGGTGGCCTGATTGTTGTTGCTGTGACTGGCAGTGCATCTGAAACCTTACTCAAAAAATTAAAACTGGATAAGCATTTTACGGCCAAAACGCCAACTGCAACAAAATAG
- the lysS gene encoding lysine--tRNA ligase, translated as MTDQIQDENKLIAERRGKLDAIRVNCPANGHPNTFRREHYTADLQAEFGDKSKEELVELNYVASIAGRILAKRGPFFVVQDMKGRVQAYASKEAQKALKEKYGQLDIGDIIGVTGPLNKSGKGDLYVDMVEYQLLTKSLRPLPEKFHGLSDQETKYRQRYVDLITNEATRETFRIRSKVVEGIRRFLAERDFMEVETPMLQVIPGGASARPFVTHHNALDIDMYLRIAPELYLKRLVVGGFDRVFEINRNFRNEGLSTRHNPEFTMIEFYQAYADYIDLMNITEDMLRTVATDVLGSPVVINTTKDENGDVVDSVEYDFGQPFTRLSMADAILKYNPDFDAKVFNDPENHFEELKAYAKLVHVKIPEKCVWGPGKFLCEIFEETAEHMLIQPTFITGYPWEVSPLARRNDENPFVTDRFEFFVGGRELANGFSELNDAQDQAERFTRQVEEKDAGDDEAMHYDEDYIRALEYGLPPTAGEGIGIDRLVMLFTDSSTIKDVILFPHMRPQAD; from the coding sequence ATGACTGATCAAATCCAAGATGAAAATAAGTTAATTGCTGAGCGTCGTGGCAAGTTAGATGCTATTCGCGTGAACTGCCCGGCAAACGGTCATCCAAATACCTTCCGTCGTGAGCATTACACGGCTGATCTGCAAGCTGAGTTTGGTGATAAATCGAAAGAAGAGTTAGTTGAACTGAACTATGTTGCTTCTATCGCCGGTCGTATTTTGGCTAAGCGTGGGCCGTTTTTTGTTGTTCAAGATATGAAAGGCCGTGTACAGGCGTATGCATCAAAAGAAGCGCAAAAAGCACTTAAAGAAAAGTATGGTCAATTAGACATCGGCGACATTATCGGCGTAACTGGTCCACTAAATAAGTCGGGTAAAGGCGATTTGTATGTCGATATGGTTGAATATCAACTATTGACTAAATCTTTGCGCCCACTGCCAGAAAAATTCCATGGCTTATCTGATCAAGAAACTAAATACCGCCAGCGCTATGTTGATTTAATCACCAATGAAGCGACCCGTGAAACGTTCCGTATTCGTTCTAAAGTTGTGGAAGGTATTCGCCGTTTCTTAGCTGAGCGTGACTTCATGGAAGTTGAAACGCCTATGTTACAGGTTATTCCAGGTGGCGCATCAGCACGTCCATTTGTGACCCATCACAATGCATTAGATATCGACATGTATCTGCGTATTGCACCTGAGCTTTACTTAAAACGTTTAGTGGTTGGTGGGTTTGATCGTGTATTTGAAATTAACCGTAACTTCCGTAACGAAGGCTTATCAACACGTCATAATCCAGAATTCACTATGATTGAGTTCTATCAGGCTTATGCTGATTACATTGATTTGATGAATATCACTGAAGACATGCTTCGTACAGTCGCGACCGATGTACTTGGTAGCCCAGTGGTGATTAATACAACCAAAGATGAAAACGGTGATGTGGTTGATTCGGTTGAATATGATTTTGGTCAACCATTTACGCGTTTAAGCATGGCTGATGCTATTTTAAAATATAATCCAGACTTTGATGCCAAGGTATTCAATGATCCAGAAAATCATTTCGAAGAGTTAAAAGCATACGCTAAGCTAGTGCATGTCAAAATCCCTGAAAAATGTGTTTGGGGCCCAGGCAAGTTCTTGTGCGAAATCTTTGAAGAGACCGCAGAGCACATGTTAATCCAACCAACGTTTATCACGGGTTACCCATGGGAAGTATCGCCACTTGCACGTCGTAACGATGAAAACCCATTTGTAACTGACCGTTTCGAGTTCTTCGTCGGTGGTCGTGAGCTTGCAAATGGTTTCTCTGAGCTTAATGATGCGCAAGATCAAGCTGAACGTTTCACTCGTCAGGTAGAAGAGAAAGACGCAGGTGATGATGAAGCAATGCACTACGATGAAGATTACATTCGTGCGTTAGAGTATGGCTTACCACCAACAGCGGGTGAGGGGATTGGTATCGATCGTCTGGTGATGTTATTCACTGATTCATCAACTATCAAAGATGTGATCTTGTTCCCGCATATGCGTCCACAAGCTGATTAA
- the prfB gene encoding peptide chain release factor 2 (programmed frameshift), translated as MFEVNPVINQIKDIRERTELLRGYLDYPTKKERLEEVNGELEDSAVWNEPERAQALGREKVALETVVETIDDLIAGADDAEGLVELAVEAEDQETFDEAQSETAQLVEKLATLEFRRMFSGDFDQNDAYLDLQSGSGGTEAQDWCNMLLRMYLRWGEAKGFKVELVEATDGDVAGIKGATVRFIGEYAYGWLRTETGVHRLVRKSPFDSSGRRHTSFASAFVYPEIDDNIEIDINPADLRIDVYRASGAGGQHVNTTESAVRITHVPTNTVVQCQNERSQHKNKAQAMKQLKAKLFELELQQQNAEKQSQEDAKSDIGWGSQIRSYVLDDSRIKDLRTGIENRNTQAVLDGDLDKFIEASLKSGL; from the exons ATGTTTGAAGTGAATCCTGTGATTAATCAAATCAAGGACATCCGCGAACGTACAGAACTTCTTCGGGGGTATCTT GACTACCCTACAAAAAAAGAACGTTTAGAAGAAGTGAACGGCGAACTAGAAGATTCAGCTGTATGGAATGAACCTGAGCGCGCACAAGCCTTAGGTCGTGAAAAAGTGGCACTTGAAACCGTAGTTGAAACAATTGATGACTTAATTGCTGGCGCTGATGATGCTGAAGGCTTAGTTGAATTAGCGGTTGAGGCAGAAGATCAAGAAACCTTTGATGAAGCACAAAGCGAAACCGCCCAGCTGGTTGAAAAACTAGCAACATTAGAATTCCGACGCATGTTTTCCGGCGACTTTGATCAAAATGATGCGTACCTTGATTTACAGTCTGGTTCTGGCGGAACAGAAGCACAAGACTGGTGTAACATGTTATTGCGTATGTATTTACGTTGGGGTGAAGCAAAAGGCTTTAAAGTTGAATTAGTGGAAGCCACCGATGGCGATGTTGCAGGCATTAAAGGCGCGACAGTTCGTTTTATTGGCGAATACGCATATGGTTGGCTTCGCACCGAAACAGGCGTTCACCGCCTTGTTCGTAAAAGCCCGTTTGATTCAAGTGGCCGTCGTCACACTTCGTTTGCCTCTGCGTTTGTTTACCCTGAAATCGACGATAATATTGAAATTGATATTAATCCGGCTGACTTACGTATTGATGTTTATCGTGCATCAGGTGCGGGTGGACAGCACGTTAATACCACAGAATCAGCTGTGCGTATTACTCACGTGCCGACAAATACCGTTGTGCAATGTCAAAATGAACGCTCACAGCACAAAAATAAAGCGCAAGCAATGAAGCAGTTAAAAGCGAAATTATTTGAGCTTGAATTACAGCAACAAAACGCTGAAAAACAAAGTCAAGAAGACGCTAAATCGGATATAGGGTGGGGCAGTCAAATTCGTTCTTACGTGTTAGACGATTCGCGCATTAAAGATTTACGTACGGGTATTGAAAACCGTAACACGCAGGCCGTACTTGATGGCGACCTAGATAAATTTATTGAAGCCAGCTTAAAATCTGGCCTTTAA